From a region of the Fischerella sp. JS2 genome:
- a CDS encoding GTPase: MIQQQVFNAAEIVTKFKNACVDFDKILAQANHPEFVAIRHQLRDEVKEYRKDGIIMVAFVGQYNAGKSTTISALTGRRDIKIDSDIATDVTATYDWNSIKLIDTPGLFTDRKDHDEITYEAINKADLLVFSLTYMLFDSITVENFKKLAYEKGYRWKMMLLINKMSDEAGEEAQKIANYRKTLAEALKPYSLNEFPVCFIDAKDYCEGVDQDDDFLIEISRFQTFIDALNNFVERRAALARFDTPVRIVLASVDEAQLSFTRNSNQDATFLEVLTRLSRTVHKERERLRTKFHSLALEISSAIAKEGIKLAYSVGTITKEDFEKLNKKTELYRVRLIT, translated from the coding sequence ATGATTCAACAACAAGTATTTAATGCTGCTGAAATCGTTACTAAATTCAAAAACGCCTGTGTTGATTTTGATAAAATTTTAGCTCAAGCCAATCATCCTGAATTTGTAGCTATTCGTCATCAACTACGTGATGAAGTCAAAGAATATCGTAAAGATGGGATTATTATGGTAGCTTTTGTCGGACAATATAACGCGGGTAAATCTACAACTATTTCTGCACTTACAGGAAGACGAGATATTAAAATAGATTCTGATATTGCAACTGATGTAACTGCTACCTATGACTGGAATAGTATCAAATTAATAGATACGCCAGGACTATTTACAGACCGTAAAGACCACGATGAAATCACCTATGAGGCAATTAATAAAGCCGACTTATTAGTTTTCAGCCTCACTTATATGCTTTTTGATTCAATCACAGTAGAAAATTTCAAGAAGCTAGCTTATGAAAAAGGTTATCGCTGGAAAATGATGCTGCTCATCAATAAAATGTCTGATGAAGCAGGAGAGGAAGCGCAAAAAATTGCTAATTATCGTAAAACTTTAGCAGAGGCACTTAAGCCCTACAGTCTCAATGAATTTCCTGTCTGTTTTATCGATGCAAAAGATTATTGTGAAGGTGTAGATCAAGATGATGATTTTCTCATCGAAATCAGTCGTTTCCAAACTTTTATTGATGCTTTAAATAATTTTGTCGAACGCCGCGCCGCACTTGCTCGTTTTGATACACCAGTACGAATTGTTTTAGCTTCTGTAGATGAAGCCCAATTAAGCTTTACACGCAATTCTAATCAAGATGCCACTTTTTTGGAAGTACTGACACGATTATCTCGAACAGTGCATAAGGAAAGAGAACGCTTGCGAACAAAATTTCATAGTCTAGCCTTAGAAATCTCCTCTGCAATTGCTAAAGAGGGAATTAAGCTAGCATATTCCGTGGGAACAATAACTAAGGAAGATTTTGAAAAACTGAATAAAAAAACTGAGTTATATCGAGTTCGGTTAATCACTTAA
- a CDS encoding LeoA/HP0731 family dynamin-like GTPase: MQKHYDNATEKLKKLVEVAVEDISQEVEKVLQSNLVQTFIACLENTQKVSAKNVDNDMNVERLQSQVEALQKIGDVLGVPWDKFTAGRVASSGQGFLNATNVAGSNLHHVVYGVGKFIGVDFKPWQAVGIAKDLANFTMFIGPVLSVVGAGLDAHSMQKEAERQDKMAEARQEITSQFIAIAKNLENQIEKLLTEVELQVYSEIDKQIVAARQQEESAIAASNTGVRQLLKIRQDLQLILNDISKATDNSVI; encoded by the coding sequence GTGCAAAAGCATTATGATAATGCCACAGAAAAATTAAAAAAGTTGGTAGAAGTAGCAGTTGAGGATATTAGTCAAGAAGTAGAAAAAGTGTTGCAGAGTAACCTTGTACAAACATTTATTGCTTGCTTGGAAAATACTCAAAAAGTATCTGCTAAAAATGTTGATAATGATATGAATGTTGAGCGGCTACAAAGTCAAGTCGAGGCGCTACAAAAAATTGGTGATGTGTTAGGAGTTCCTTGGGATAAATTTACTGCTGGTAGGGTTGCTTCTAGTGGTCAAGGTTTTTTAAATGCCACGAATGTAGCAGGTAGTAATCTCCATCATGTAGTTTATGGTGTAGGAAAATTTATTGGTGTGGATTTCAAGCCTTGGCAAGCCGTTGGTATTGCTAAAGATCTTGCTAATTTTACTATGTTTATTGGTCCTGTACTGTCAGTAGTTGGTGCTGGTTTAGATGCCCATTCCATGCAAAAAGAAGCAGAAAGACAAGATAAAATGGCTGAAGCTCGTCAAGAGATTACAAGTCAGTTTATTGCCATTGCAAAAAATCTTGAAAATCAAATAGAAAAACTACTCACAGAAGTAGAACTACAAGTTTACAGCGAGATTGACAAGCAAATTGTAGCCGCACGTCAACAGGAAGAAAGTGCGATCGCTGCTTCTAACACTGGTGTAAGACAACTGCTTAAAATTCGTCAAGACTTGCAGTTGATTCTTAATGACATCAGCAAAGCGACAGACAATTCAGTGATTTGA
- a CDS encoding Uma2 family endonuclease — MTAITFNLNNIIKLTDGQFYQLCRDNPDVKFERNALGEIIIMSPTGGETGRHNARLTAQFVFWNEKTKLGEVFDSSTCFKLPNGADRSPDVAWIKKDRWDALTSEQKEKFPPIAPDFVLELLSPTDSLQETQKKMQEYIDAGVKLGWLIDRKTGRVEIYRPGKATEILQLPASLSGEDILPGFVLDLKTVWE; from the coding sequence ATGACTGCTATTACATTTAACCTCAACAACATCATCAAATTAACCGACGGCCAGTTTTATCAATTGTGTCGGGATAATCCTGATGTTAAATTTGAGCGTAATGCTTTGGGAGAAATCATTATAATGTCACCTACCGGGGGAGAAACTGGGAGACACAATGCTAGATTGACTGCTCAATTTGTTTTTTGGAACGAAAAAACTAAATTGGGTGAAGTATTTGATTCTTCAACTTGTTTTAAATTGCCCAACGGTGCAGATCGCTCCCCCGATGTTGCTTGGATAAAAAAAGATAGATGGGATGCACTGACATCAGAACAAAAGGAAAAATTTCCTCCCATTGCCCCTGATTTTGTTTTAGAGTTATTGTCCCCCACTGATAGCTTGCAAGAAACACAAAAGAAAATGCAAGAATATATCGATGCAGGGGTAAAACTTGGTTGGTTAATTGATAGAAAAACTGGCCGCGTCGAAATTTATCGACCAGGAAAAGCAACAGAAATATTACAGCTTCCTGCTAGTTTATCAGGAGAAGATATTTTGCCTGGATTTGTTCTAGATTTGAAAACAGTGTGGGAATAG
- a CDS encoding efflux RND transporter permease subunit — MQATKKSGGLSVSALAIRQHIGTLMLTLAVIIMGMFFITKLPVDLLPSITYPRIGVRVQAPGISPEVAIDEITRPLEEAFAATEGVVQIFSQTREGQVNVDLFFQPGGNIDQALNDATAAFNRARSGLPDTIEEPRIFKFDPSQSPIYELALTSPSLEGVDLRVFAEEELARELSVVSGVAGVDVSGGVQEEVRVNIDLDRLQAIGVGLTDVLDELTNRNQDISGGRIFGQNSEPLTRTVGRFQSADEISNLSFEVSSSAPSSSTSPTSIPNRRVYLRDFAQVIDGTENQRLSVLLNRQPAVKVSIQKQPDANTIDVVDGVKKRIEELRKSGVIPEGAILTPTLDESRFIRNSISNVTSSGLIGAALAAIAVLLFLGSVRQTLIIVVAIPLATLAAIILMGLFGLSLNIFSLGGLALGVGIVVDNSIVMLENIAEGAGMTPGKDTRTRLSSWQLIQQAEQSSQEVESALLASTSTNLVSVLPFLLIGGFISLLFNELILTISFAVAASILIAVTVVPMLASRMLSWRTSSGLSNFWFLREFNRRFDAAMRNYGAFLSKILRFRLITVAIAISLLGGGSLWVAPQIPQEILPRINTGQATLFAQFPPGTPLENNQKVMAAVDEILRGQPETEYVFSTIGGGLFGSNTTENPLRSSSTITLKPGSDVEAYVERVTQEFNKLNLVGVRLRVAPGQVRGLILTNSPVRGAEVDIILQGNDADTLQKAGQQLLATLEEKVTLARFRPDADARQPELQIRPDWERVAAVGLTAREIGDTIATAIEGSVPTQLQRGNRLVDVRVQLNEESVRSPSQLERLPLFVENNRQVRLSDVAEIVDAQAPSEIQRINQRQVYIIAGNLSEGANLSDAQAQVNEVLNNLKLPQGVSVLPSETAEANRQLQNSLWLLGGLAAFLVFVVMAVQYNSLIDPLVIMFTIPLALAGGIFGLYITKTAIGATVIVGAVLLVGIVVNNAIIMVELANQIREQQGIDRKTAILQAAPQRLRPVLMTTITTVLGMFPLALGIGEGSEFLQPLGIVVFAGLSLATLLTLFIIPCFYTLLHEVLNWKWINSVIMRLRTLRKL; from the coding sequence ATGCAGGCAACCAAAAAAAGTGGGGGATTGAGTGTTAGCGCCCTCGCGATTCGCCAACACATTGGTACACTGATGCTGACTCTTGCAGTCATCATTATGGGCATGTTTTTTATCACTAAACTGCCAGTAGATTTACTGCCATCAATTACTTATCCCCGCATTGGTGTACGGGTGCAAGCCCCTGGAATTTCGCCGGAAGTAGCAATTGATGAAATCACCAGACCACTGGAAGAAGCTTTTGCGGCTACTGAGGGTGTGGTGCAAATTTTTTCTCAAACCCGTGAAGGACAGGTGAATGTGGATCTGTTCTTTCAACCAGGGGGTAATATTGACCAAGCCCTCAACGATGCTACTGCCGCATTTAACAGAGCTAGAAGTGGTTTACCAGACACAATTGAAGAACCGCGCATCTTCAAATTTGACCCCTCCCAATCCCCAATTTACGAATTAGCCTTAACTTCACCCTCATTAGAAGGTGTAGATTTGCGGGTATTTGCCGAAGAAGAACTAGCCCGTGAACTCAGTGTGGTATCTGGTGTCGCGGGGGTAGATGTATCAGGGGGAGTACAAGAAGAAGTCAGAGTAAATATTGATTTAGATCGCTTGCAAGCTATTGGTGTAGGTTTAACAGATGTACTTGACGAACTCACCAACCGTAACCAAGACATTTCTGGTGGTCGAATTTTTGGACAAAATTCCGAACCTCTCACCCGTACCGTCGGACGCTTCCAGAGTGCGGATGAAATCAGCAATCTTTCTTTTGAAGTCTCTTCTTCTGCCCCTAGTTCCTCAACTTCTCCTACTTCCATTCCTAATCGCCGCGTCTACCTACGTGACTTTGCTCAAGTCATTGATGGTACTGAAAACCAACGCCTTTCGGTTTTACTCAACAGACAACCAGCAGTAAAAGTCAGCATTCAAAAGCAACCGGATGCTAATACTATAGACGTTGTGGATGGAGTGAAAAAACGGATCGAAGAATTGCGAAAATCTGGTGTCATTCCAGAGGGAGCAATTCTTACACCTACTTTGGATGAATCACGGTTTATCCGTAATTCTATTTCTAACGTCACAAGTTCTGGTTTAATCGGAGCAGCACTAGCCGCGATCGCAGTTCTGTTATTTCTGGGTTCGGTGCGGCAAACTCTAATTATTGTAGTTGCCATTCCCCTCGCAACCCTAGCTGCGATCATTTTAATGGGATTGTTTGGACTATCCCTCAATATTTTCAGCTTGGGTGGTTTAGCCTTGGGCGTAGGTATCGTAGTAGATAACTCCATCGTCATGTTGGAGAATATTGCCGAAGGTGCAGGCATGACTCCTGGTAAAGATACCAGAACTCGCCTCAGTTCATGGCAACTCATTCAACAGGCAGAACAAAGTAGCCAAGAAGTAGAATCTGCTTTGCTAGCTTCTACTAGCACCAACCTAGTGTCGGTATTACCGTTTTTGCTGATTGGCGGCTTTATTTCGCTGCTATTCAATGAATTAATTCTGACTATTAGCTTTGCTGTTGCTGCTTCTATTTTAATTGCGGTAACTGTAGTGCCGATGCTCGCTTCTCGGATGTTATCGTGGCGTACTTCCAGTGGTTTGAGTAATTTTTGGTTCCTTCGGGAGTTTAATCGCCGTTTTGATGCTGCAATGAGAAATTACGGTGCTTTTTTAAGTAAAATTTTGCGTTTTCGCTTGATTACAGTGGCGATCGCGATCAGCTTATTAGGTGGTGGCAGTTTATGGGTAGCACCACAAATTCCCCAAGAAATTTTACCCCGGATCAACACTGGACAAGCTACTTTATTTGCTCAGTTTCCTCCCGGTACACCTTTAGAAAATAACCAAAAAGTTATGGCTGCGGTTGATGAAATTCTCCGTGGTCAGCCAGAGACAGAATACGTATTTTCCACAATTGGTGGTGGTTTATTTGGTAGTAATACTACCGAAAATCCCCTACGGAGTTCTAGCACCATCACCCTCAAACCAGGTTCTGATGTGGAGGCCTATGTGGAACGAGTTACTCAAGAATTTAATAAACTGAATTTAGTTGGTGTGCGTTTGCGTGTTGCTCCTGGGCAAGTCCGGGGTTTAATTCTTACCAATTCTCCAGTACGAGGAGCAGAAGTTGACATTATCCTGCAAGGAAATGATGCAGACACCTTACAAAAAGCTGGACAGCAATTACTAGCTACTCTAGAAGAAAAAGTTACCCTAGCCAGATTCCGCCCCGATGCTGATGCACGTCAACCAGAACTGCAAATTCGTCCAGATTGGGAAAGGGTTGCAGCCGTAGGATTAACTGCTAGAGAGATCGGTGACACAATTGCGACTGCCATTGAAGGTAGTGTACCAACACAGTTACAACGTGGTAATCGGCTTGTAGATGTGCGGGTGCAGTTAAATGAAGAATCTGTGCGATCGCCCTCCCAACTAGAAAGATTACCTTTATTTGTAGAAAATAATCGCCAAGTCCGTCTTAGCGACGTTGCAGAAATTGTCGATGCTCAAGCCCCTTCAGAAATTCAACGCATTAACCAGCGTCAGGTTTACATTATCGCTGGTAACTTGAGCGAAGGCGCAAATCTCAGTGATGCCCAAGCCCAAGTGAATGAAGTATTGAATAACTTAAAATTGCCTCAAGGTGTGAGTGTCCTACCTAGTGAGACAGCAGAAGCTAATCGGCAATTACAAAATTCTCTATGGTTATTAGGGGGATTAGCCGCCTTTCTAGTCTTCGTAGTTATGGCTGTGCAATACAATTCCCTCATCGACCCCTTGGTAATTATGTTTACAATTCCCTTAGCGTTAGCTGGGGGTATTTTTGGGCTTTACATTACCAAAACTGCGATCGGTGCAACAGTGATAGTTGGTGCAGTCTTGCTAGTAGGCATCGTTGTTAACAACGCCATCATCATGGTGGAACTAGCAAATCAAATTCGGGAACAGCAAGGCATTGACCGTAAAACAGCAATTTTACAAGCTGCTCCCCAACGTCTACGCCCAGTATTAATGACTACAATTACTACAGTTTTAGGCATGTTCCCTTTAGCATTGGGAATTGGCGAAGGTTCAGAATTTTTACAACCTTTAGGTATTGTGGTGTTTGCAGGATTGTCTTTGGCAACACTATTAACGTTGTTTATTATTCCTTGTTTCTATACCTTACTGCATGAGGTTTTGAACTGGAAATGGATAAACTCTGTAATCATGCGATTGAGAACGTTGAGGAAACTCTAA
- a CDS encoding efflux RND transporter periplasmic adaptor subunit: MICDGDKLRILVKNPPLLPNSSVFLLVGWLGIGLLMGGCGSFPKESVEAQQERPSVSGQANSAIPVDVAIARKDDLQKKLEYTGNTTPLRTVSLRSQIQGQLLALNVDVGDVVSKGQIVGQVDDALLLTALNQAKAELAALKSEVARANAQVNNARVEVERTRLEVAQALADAERQDKLLKEGAIAQQAAQQARTDANTATQAFRAAQQQVRTEQEAVAAAKGRLTAQQALVAEAKERLSYAKLISPIAGAVLEKVTEPGNLLQPGNEVLKIGDFSRVKVRVEVSELELANIQVGQSVQVRLDAFPDNTYVGTVARISPAADNTARLVPVEVVIPNNGAKIGSGLLARVSFIEKEQERVVVPLTAIQTGGGNNQNRNSNSKPKTDQGKVFIVKREQGKTTVATKPVKLGKSNDGNVEIISGLQPGEEYVVRSGKPLKEGDVVRLSILSEKL, encoded by the coding sequence ATGATTTGTGACGGAGATAAGCTGCGTATATTAGTTAAAAATCCCCCCTTATTGCCGAATTCATCTGTATTCTTACTGGTTGGTTGGCTAGGTATAGGATTGTTGATGGGGGGTTGCGGATCATTTCCCAAAGAATCAGTGGAGGCTCAGCAAGAGCGTCCTAGTGTATCTGGACAAGCAAATAGTGCAATACCTGTAGATGTAGCGATCGCTCGTAAAGATGATTTGCAAAAAAAATTAGAATACACAGGTAATACTACACCGTTGCGCACTGTATCGTTGCGATCGCAAATCCAAGGACAGCTTTTGGCTTTGAATGTAGATGTGGGGGATGTGGTATCAAAAGGTCAAATAGTTGGACAGGTAGATGATGCGCTCCTGCTAACAGCCTTAAATCAAGCCAAAGCAGAACTAGCAGCCCTCAAATCAGAAGTGGCAAGGGCAAATGCTCAAGTTAATAATGCGCGTGTGGAGGTAGAACGGACGCGATTAGAAGTTGCACAAGCCCTTGCCGATGCCGAAAGACAAGATAAACTCCTCAAAGAAGGAGCGATCGCTCAACAAGCAGCCCAACAAGCACGCACTGACGCCAATACGGCGACACAAGCATTCCGCGCTGCACAACAGCAAGTACGTACAGAACAAGAAGCCGTTGCTGCTGCTAAAGGTAGATTAACTGCTCAACAAGCCTTGGTAGCAGAAGCCAAAGAACGCCTTTCCTATGCCAAGTTGATATCCCCGATTGCTGGGGCTGTCTTAGAAAAGGTTACAGAACCCGGAAATCTTTTGCAACCAGGTAATGAAGTTTTAAAAATCGGCGATTTTAGCCGTGTCAAAGTTAGAGTCGAAGTTTCCGAATTAGAACTGGCAAATATTCAGGTGGGACAATCAGTACAAGTACGCTTAGATGCCTTTCCTGATAATACATATGTCGGTACTGTGGCACGTATCTCCCCAGCTGCGGACAATACAGCTCGTTTAGTACCAGTAGAAGTAGTGATTCCCAATAATGGGGCAAAAATCGGCAGTGGACTTTTAGCAAGAGTAAGTTTTATTGAAAAAGAACAAGAACGAGTAGTAGTACCTTTAACTGCAATTCAGACAGGAGGAGGGAATAACCAAAACCGAAATTCCAACTCGAAACCAAAAACGGATCAGGGTAAGGTGTTTATCGTGAAGCGAGAACAAGGCAAAACTACAGTTGCAACTAAACCTGTAAAATTAGGCAAAAGTAATGACGGCAATGTAGAAATTATCTCTGGTTTGCAACCGGGTGAGGAGTATGTAGTACGCAGTGGTAAGCCTCTAAAAGAAGGGGATGTTGTACGTCTTTCGATACTTTCGGAAAAATTGTAG